From the Leptolyngbya sp. O-77 genome, one window contains:
- a CDS encoding nicotinate phosphoribosyltransferase encodes MTLHWLMAASALNLTPADYGLLTDLYQLTMAACYVGEDLALRPASFELFVRRLPQSFGYLVAMGLEQALDYLQQLKFSTSQIDALKATGLFDQAPVAFWDILETGHFSGDVWAMPEGTVVFAHEPMLRIEAPLWQAQLVETYLLNTLNYQTLIATRAARLRDLAGPEATLLEFGTRRAFSPQASIWAARAALAAGLDATSNVLAALQLGRKPSGTMAHSLVMALEALEGSEQDAFSAFHRYFPKAPLLIDTYDSEAAAARLAERIKTEGLELGGVRLDSGDLVELSKSVRSLLPGVPIFASGDLDEYEVERLQQAGACIDGYGFGTKLVTGSPVNGVYKLVEIDGIPTLKGSSGKATYPGRKQVFRYIEDGHFGGDRLGLCTETHPNAQPLLQQVMKQGQRLSHSEPLEAIAQRTRANVAALPSTLRQVICIDPYTPEITPALHSLTEETQARLRG; translated from the coding sequence ATGACACTGCACTGGCTTATGGCTGCCTCTGCGCTGAACCTTACGCCCGCAGACTACGGATTGCTGACCGACCTCTACCAGCTCACGATGGCGGCTTGCTACGTCGGCGAAGACCTGGCATTACGACCTGCCAGCTTCGAGTTGTTTGTGCGGCGGCTGCCCCAGAGTTTTGGCTATCTGGTGGCAATGGGGCTAGAGCAAGCGCTGGACTACCTGCAACAGTTGAAATTTAGCACGTCCCAGATCGATGCGCTGAAAGCAACTGGGCTGTTTGACCAGGCACCCGTCGCATTTTGGGACATTTTGGAAACGGGGCATTTTAGCGGCGACGTGTGGGCCATGCCAGAGGGAACGGTCGTGTTTGCCCACGAGCCGATGCTGCGAATCGAAGCACCCCTCTGGCAAGCGCAACTGGTGGAAACCTACTTGCTGAACACGCTGAATTATCAAACCCTGATTGCAACGCGGGCGGCGCGGCTGCGAGATCTGGCCGGCCCCGAAGCGACGCTGCTGGAATTTGGCACGCGGCGGGCCTTTAGCCCCCAAGCCTCGATCTGGGCGGCGCGGGCGGCTCTGGCGGCGGGGCTGGATGCGACCTCAAACGTGCTGGCGGCGCTGCAACTGGGTCGCAAGCCCAGTGGCACGATGGCCCACTCGCTGGTGATGGCGCTGGAGGCACTGGAAGGCAGCGAGCAGGATGCGTTTAGCGCGTTTCATCGCTATTTTCCCAAAGCGCCCCTGCTGATCGACACCTACGATTCCGAAGCGGCGGCGGCCCGGCTGGCAGAGCGGATCAAGACCGAGGGGCTGGAACTGGGCGGTGTGCGGCTGGATTCTGGCGATCTGGTGGAACTGTCGAAATCTGTGCGATCGCTCCTCCCTGGCGTTCCCATCTTTGCCAGCGGCGACCTGGATGAATACGAAGTCGAGCGGCTGCAACAGGCCGGAGCCTGCATCGACGGCTATGGCTTTGGCACCAAGCTGGTCACGGGTTCCCCGGTCAACGGCGTGTATAAGCTCGTTGAAATCGACGGCATTCCCACGCTCAAAGGCTCCAGCGGCAAAGCCACTTACCCTGGCCGCAAGCAGGTGTTTCGCTACATCGAAGACGGGCACTTTGGGGGCGATCGCCTCGGTCTCTGCACCGAAACTCACCCCAACGCCCAACCCCTGCTGCAACAGGTGATGAAGCAGGGCCAGCGCCTTTCCCATTCCGAACCCCTAGAGGCGATCGCCCAGCGCACCCGCGCCAACGTGGCCGCCCTCCCCTCCACCCTCCGCCAGGTCATCTGCATCGACCCCTACACACCGGAAATCACGCCCGCGCTGCATAGCCTGACCGAGGAAACGCAGGCACGGCTGCGGGGATAA
- a CDS encoding nicotinate-nucleotide adenylyltransferase: MHIALFGTSADPPTRAHQDILVWLADQFDEVAVWASNNPFKSHQTPLKHRTAMLRLMVAEIRPVRRNLHVYPDLSHPRALVTVNRARRRWKRATFTLVVGSDLVAQLPKWYRVEALLQTVRLLVVPRPGYPLRETDLEPLRKLGATVAIAPHEGIPASSTAYRTDKDPHLLIPPIEAYIHQQRLYTSCQDDTPASLVTPLHTS, from the coding sequence ATGCACATCGCCCTCTTTGGAACCAGCGCCGACCCGCCCACCCGAGCGCATCAGGATATCCTGGTGTGGCTGGCGGATCAGTTTGATGAGGTGGCGGTGTGGGCATCGAACAATCCGTTCAAGTCGCACCAAACACCCCTGAAGCATCGCACGGCCATGCTGCGGCTGATGGTGGCAGAGATTCGCCCGGTTCGCCGGAATCTGCACGTCTATCCTGACCTCAGCCATCCGCGAGCGCTGGTGACGGTGAACCGGGCACGGAGGCGATGGAAGCGGGCGACGTTTACGCTGGTGGTAGGGTCTGACCTGGTGGCGCAGTTGCCCAAGTGGTATCGGGTGGAGGCGCTATTGCAAACAGTGCGGCTGCTGGTGGTGCCCCGGCCGGGCTATCCGCTGCGAGAGACGGATCTGGAGCCGCTGCGGAAACTGGGCGCAACGGTGGCGATCGCCCCCCACGAAGGCATTCCTGCCTCCTCCACCGCCTACCGCACCGACAAAGACCCGCACCTGCTCATTCCTCCCATCGAGGCATATATCCACCAACAGCGCCTCTACACCTCATGCCAGGACGACACTCCCGCAAGCCTAGTGACTCCACTCCACACCAGCTAG